The nucleotide sequence CTACGGCGGTGAGTTCCGCATCGTCGTGATCGATCGGATCGACCCGCGCGACCCGGAGCTCGAACTCCTCGTGGCGCTGGGCCTTTACGGGCCGCACGCTATGCAACCGCCCGAGCATCTACGGCTTCGGCAGGGCATCGGCTTCCGTCACGTGGAGGTCGCCTCCGTGGACACCGATCGCGCGGAACTCTGCCTCACGGACGGCACCACCCTCGGCTACGACGCCTTGGTCGTGGCGACCGGCCTGCATCCGCTCCCGTCCGGCCTCGCCGACGGGCACCGCTTTCTCTCTGTCGACCCGCAGACGTTCCGGTCGACGACCATGCGCGAGGTCTTCGCCCTCGGCCCCGCCGTCGGCCCTGCTGCGTCGGCCCGTCCGCGAGCCTTTGTTCAGGCCGAGACCGTGGCCCGGAACATTCGCCGACTGCTGACCGAGGAGGCTGTATCGACGGGCGCGGCTTCCGAGGCCTGAGAGATCCCCTGGCGGACCGGGTGTGGCTGGTGGCCGTGTATGTCGGCACGAACCTCACGATGCGCCAGCTCGCGCCGTAATTTCGGCTGCTCGCCGACGACCGTGTGCGGGGTGAACCAGCAGCTGCGGCCACTGCTTGCGGTCGAGCCGGCCGCCCGCCCGGCCGACCCGGTCGACCGGTTGTGGACCGTGGACGGCACCCTGATCCCGGTACGGGACCGGAAGGTCGGTGCCTCGTCGCGCAGCTACCGGTTCCCGGCGAAGGTGCAGGTCATCATCGACGCCGACACCAAACTCGTCGTCTCCGCGGCCCGCCGCGCCCAGCGCCGGGCAACAGCGCGGATGCGATGGCCATAGGACCTGACCGGCCACAATCTCGTCCCGACGTGCACGGACACAACCGTCTGCAACACACTTCAGGCGGGTCCGGCGTGGTCTGCTGCCACTGGAACACACCAGACCAGGCGCGTACCGCCCTGGGTGCCGGTTCGCATGTCCATGGTGCCGCCGTGGCGCTCGGCCCGTACCGCGAGATTGTCGAGGCCGCTTCGCCTGCTGCCGGCGGGCACGCCGACTCCGTTGTCGACAACGGTGATGGTCAGGGTCCCGGATCTGACGACGAACGAAACACCGGCAGTCGTGGCCCTCGCGTGGCGTGAGACGTTGGAAAGAGTTTCGGCCAGGACGGCGATGGCGTCGTCCGCGACTGCCGAGGGCACGTCGGTGTCGATGAGCCCTTCCATGCTGAGCGCCGGGGTGAAGCCGAGCGTACGGGCGGCCTGCGCCACCGCCGCCGACACCCGTACCCGCAGGCTTTGGGAGGCTCGGCCGGATTCGTGGACCCGCAGTCCGAAGATGGTCGATCGTATGATCTTGATGGTCTCGTCCAGATCGTCCACAGCCCGCACCAGCCGCTCGCTCGCCTCGGGGTGCTGGACGAACCGCGCGGCGCTCTGGAGCGTCATCCCCGTCGCGAAAAGCCTCTGGATGGCAAGATCGTGAAGGTCGCGGGCGATCCGGTCGCGGTCCTCCAGCAGCGCCAACTGTTCTGCTCCGCGGCGTCGTTCGGCAAGTTCGAGTGCCAGCGCAGCGTGGCCGGCGAAGCTGAGCAGCGGCGACGCCTCGCCTTCGGTGAATTCGGCTGAGCCCTCCTTGCGTGCGAGCATCAGCACGCCGCGTGCCTTTTCGCCGGCCACCATGGGCACGGCCACCACCGGCCCGAGCCCTTGCCAGCGCGGGGGGCCCACGGTGACCCTGGGATCTGTGGTGATATGTGTCGTGGTGATCGGTCGGCCGACGGACATCGCGGTCCCCATGAAGGAGCCCTCGCCCGGTAGTACCAGCCCCCGATGGTTCTCGGCGTCGACGCCCATCGCGATCATCACTTGCAGGTCTGTACCGCCCGGTACAGGCAGCGCGACGACGCCCAGGTCCGCGTGGAGGATGCGGCGGCCGTGGTCGACGATCAGTTCCAGTACCGGTGTTTCGTCGGCACCTGACAGCAGCTCGCTGACGACCTCGGCGTTCGCCTCCATCCACCGCCGGCTTTCACGGGCCTTTTTGTACAGTCGGGCGTTCTCGATGGCGATTCCGGCCGCGACAGCCAGAGTGGTCAGCAGACTCTCGTCCTCGGCGTCGAATTCGCGGCCGCCCCGCTTTTCGGTCAGGTAGATGTTGCCGAAAGCCATGTCCCGTACCCGGATCGGGACGCCGAGGAACGTACGCATCGGCGGATGGTTCTCCGGGAGTCCGTATGACGCCGGGTGCGCGGAAAGCTCTGGCAGGCGCAGGGTTTCCGGGTGGCGGATCAGCTCTCCCAGGATTCCGTGTCCCGAGGGAAGCGGCCCGATCCTCAGCGCCTGTTCGTCGGAGACTCCGACCGTCAGGAACTCGGACAGTTGGGCGTCGTCGCCGATCACACCCAGCGCACCGTACTCCGCATCGACCAGGACGACGGCGGTCTCCACAATCCGTCTGAGCACGTGGGGCAGGTCCAGTTCCCGCCCGACCGACAGCACTGCCTCCAGCAAGCTGTGCACCCGGTCGCGCGTCCCGCGCACCGTGTCGACCCGAAGCTGAGGCTCTTCGAGGAGTTCGCCCGGCCGTGATCCGGGCAGTTGTCCGCCGGTCTCCGTGCTGTTCTCGCTCAACGGTCCTCCACCGGTGCCGAAGCACCACGGTGTGAACCTGTCCCCCTATGCGTGCGGTACGCCTGATCGCCGGCACGTTTCCCGCGTCATCCGATCAGGGCAGGGACTTCGTGCGGCAGGTCCGCGACCGTGTCGAAGACCTCGGCCAGTCCGGTCAGGCGCAGCAGCCGCAGCACGGCGGAGTCGTGCACGACGAGCCGGATACCGACACCGCCGCGCAGGAGACGCTTGCGCGCGCGGCACAGCACCGACAGCCCGCTGCAGTCCATGAATGTCACCGGGCGCAGGTCCACGACCAGCTCGGTGCGCGGACGGGCGGTTGCCGCGTCGAGTTGAGCGGACACTTCCGGTGCGGTGAACAGGTCGATCTCGCCCTGCAATGTCAGCACTTCCATGGCAGTTCGTTCCGTTCCAGGTTCATGAGCAAAGCGGGCCTGGTCACTACGGTTTCCGCCGCGGTGTCACGGTGACTGTTCGACATGACTGGCAGGTCCGTGAGCGGTGGCCGATGTGAGCACGTCGTCGGTGCGAAATCTGAGTTCTCCTGTCACTTCGACGACACCGTCGACGCTCTCGCAGAGCCGGATCACGAAGGGGATCTGGCTGCGGCTCTGGACGACGCCGACCAGGGTCACCCGCCCGTCGACGACACGGACGGCCACGTCGGTGGGGGTGATCCCCAAGGTGCGGTCGAGGACGTCCCCGCTGATCTCCTCGCGGATCGCGTGGTCATGACGCAGGAAAACCCGCAGCAGATCAGCTCGGCTGACTATGCCGACCAGCCGGCCGGCCTCGTCCACGACCGGTAGGCGCTTGACCTTGCGGCTGTCCATGACCCGCGCCGTCCGGACGACCGTCCAGTGGCGCTCGGCCACGACTGCGGGGCTGGTCATCAGGCGGCCCGCAGTGGTCGCCGCGGCACGGTCGCCGGAGGTTGGGCGAACGGACAGCGACCCGACCGGATCCGGTCGGCCGGCCTCGGCGCGCAACAGGTCCGCTTCGGACACCACGCCCACCGGGTGATCGGTGCCGTCCACGACGGGCACCGCGCTGATGTCGTACTCACCCAGCAGCTTGACGATGTCCTTGAAGGGCGTGTCGACGCGTGCCCGTGCCACTGAAACGGTCATCAAGTCGCCCACGGTGCGGTACCTCATGATGCTGCCTTCCTGCCGGCGTGCGGGACCTTTCCCGCACTGTCCGTCATCGCCCCCATCCGGCATAAGGGCCGATCGGGGCAGCACCCCGGGCCCCAAGGGGTACGCGGACGGCTACGCCCGGCAGACGGGACACGGGGTCCGACCGGCCCACCGGTTCGGCACCCGGTGGCCCTGCCGTCGCCCGCCCATCGCGACCAGGATCGGCACAGCAGTGACGGGCAACGTGAAATGGACGACTGCGATGACTGTGACACCCGAATCCCGCACCGAGCCGTGGACCGCGACATGGCGAGGGCAGCTTTGGCGCGACCGCGTCGACGTCCGCGACTTCATCCAGGCCAACTACACGCCGTACGAGGGCGGCCCCGCGTTCCTGAGCGGCCCGACCGACCGTACCCTCGCGGTGTGGGCAGGGGTCTCGGCCCTCTACCCGGAGGAGCGTGCCCGGGGCATCCTCGACGTCGATGCGGCCACCCCCTCGACCATCACCTCGCACGCCCCCGGATACATCGACCGCGACCGTGAACTGATCGTCGGCCTACAGACCGACGCCCCGCTCAAGCGCGCGATCATGCCGAACGGCGGTCTGCGCATGGTCGAGAACAGCCTGCGCGCGTACGGCTACGAGCCCGACCCGTTCGTCACCAAGGTGTTCGGCACTTATCGCAAGACGCACAACGACGGGGTCTTCGACGCCTATACGCCCGAGATGCGCCGCGCCCGCAAAGCGGGCCTCATCACCGGCCTGCCCGATGCCTACGGCCGCGGCCGGATCATCGGCGACTACCGCCGCGTCGCCCTCTACGGCACCGCCCGCCTGGTCGAGGTCAAGCGGGCCGAGCGTGCCCTGCTGGACGAGCGACCGTCCACAGCCGACGTCATCCGTGACCGCGAGGAACTGGCCGAGCAGATCCGGGCGCTGGGCGAGCTGGACCAGATGGCCGCTGCTTACGGCTGCGACGTGACCCGCCCCGCAGCCACCGGCCGCGAGGCCATCCAGTGGCTGTACCTCGGCTACCTCGCCGCGGTGAAGGAGCAGAACGGCGCGGCGATGTCACTGGGCCGGACCTCCACCTTCCTGGACGTCTACCTCCAGCGGGACCTCGACGCCGGCAACATCGACGAGACCGGTGCGCAGGAGCTGATCGACGACTTCGTCATCAAGCTGCGGATCGTCCGCTTCCTGCGCACACCCGAGTACGACGCGCTCTTCTCAGGTGACCCGACCTGGGTCACCGAGGCCGTCGGTGGAATGGGGACCGACGGCCGCCCCCTGGTCACCCGTACCTCCTTCCGCATCCTGCAGACCCTCTACAACCTCGGCCCCGCGCCTGAACCCAACCTGACCGTGCTCTGGTCACCATGGCTCCCGGAGGGCTTCAAGCGGTTCTGCGCCCAGGTCTCCATCGATACCAGCGCCATCCAGTACGAGTCCGACGACCTGATGCGCCCGCGTACCGGCGACGACACCGCCATCGCCTGCTGCGTATCCGCCATGGCGGTGGGAAAGCAGATGCAGTTCTTCGGGGCCCGGGTCAACCTCGCCAAGGCCCTGCTCTACGCGATCAACGGCGGTCGCGACGAGAGGACCGGCGAGCAGATCAGCCCGCCGGCGCAGCCGCTCACCGGTGAGTATCTCGACTACGACGAGCTGTCCGCCGCGTACGACCGCACACTGGACTGGCTGGCCGCCACCTACGTCGACGCGCTCAACGTCATCCACTACATGCACGACAAGTACGCCTACGAGCGGCTGGAAATGGCTTTGCACGACTACCCGGTGCACCGCTTCATGGCCTGCGGCATCGCCGGCCTGTCCGTCGCCGCCGACAGCCTGTCCGCCGTCAAGTACGCCCGGGTCAAGGTGATCCGGGACACGACCGGCCTGGCGGTGCGCTACGAGATCGCGGGCGACTGGCCCGCGTACGGCAACAACGACGACCGTGCGGACGACCTCGCAGTGGGCCTGGTCGAGTCGTTCATGGCCAAGATCTCCCGCCACCCGACGTACCGCGGCGCCGAGCACACCCAATCGGTGCTCACCATCACCTCCAACGTCGTCTACGGCGCGCACACCGGTAACACTCCCGACGGGCGCCCCGCAGGTGCACCCTTCGCCCCGGGCGCCAACCCGATGAACGGGCGGGACCTCCACGGGGTGATCGCCTCCGCGATGTCGGTCGCCAAGATCCCGTACGACAAGGCTCGTGACGGGATCTCCCTGACGTCCACCGTCACCCCGGAGGGACTGGGCCACGACCCCGCCGAACGCGCGGGGAACCTGGTGGGCATCCTCGACGGATTCACGGCTGCCGGCGGCTTCCACCTCAATGTCAACGTCCTGGACCGGGTCACCCTCGAAGACGCCATGGAGCACCCCGAAAAGTATCCGGACCTGACCATCCGGGTCTCCGGATACGCCGTGAACTTCGTCCGCCTCACCCGCGAGCAGCAATACGACGTCCTCAGCCGCACCTTCCACGGCGCCCGATGAGCACCGGCCCCGGAACTCGGGCCGTCCGTACCGGGATCGGCGGGCGGATCCACTCATGGGACGTGTCGACCGGCGTGGACGGCCCCGGCACCCGGTTCGTACTCTTCCTCAGCGGTTGCCCTCTGCGCTGCCTGTACTGCCAGAACCCCGACACATGGCACATGCGCGAAGGCCGGCGCGCCACGGTGGACGAGGTCATGGCAGAGATCACGAAGTACCGGGACTTCCTGACGACCGCCGGTGGCGGAGTCACCCTCAGCGGCGGCGAGCCGCTGCTCCAGTCCGCCTTCACCGCCGAGGTGTTCCACCGC is from Streptomyces sp. NBC_00370 and encodes:
- a CDS encoding FAD-dependent oxidoreductase, with protein sequence MDPYAEQKTHQRIVIIGSGAAGILAANRLSALCYGGEFRIVVIDRIDPRDPELELLVALGLYGPHAMQPPEHLRLRQGIGFRHVEVASVDTDRAELCLTDGTTLGYDALVVATGLHPLPSGLADGHRFLSVDPQTFRSTTMREVFALGPAVGPAASARPRAFVQAETVARNIRRLLTEEAVSTGAASEA
- a CDS encoding GAF domain-containing sensor histidine kinase; translated protein: MSENSTETGGQLPGSRPGELLEEPQLRVDTVRGTRDRVHSLLEAVLSVGRELDLPHVLRRIVETAVVLVDAEYGALGVIGDDAQLSEFLTVGVSDEQALRIGPLPSGHGILGELIRHPETLRLPELSAHPASYGLPENHPPMRTFLGVPIRVRDMAFGNIYLTEKRGGREFDAEDESLLTTLAVAAGIAIENARLYKKARESRRWMEANAEVVSELLSGADETPVLELIVDHGRRILHADLGVVALPVPGGTDLQVMIAMGVDAENHRGLVLPGEGSFMGTAMSVGRPITTTHITTDPRVTVGPPRWQGLGPVVAVPMVAGEKARGVLMLARKEGSAEFTEGEASPLLSFAGHAALALELAERRRGAEQLALLEDRDRIARDLHDLAIQRLFATGMTLQSAARFVQHPEASERLVRAVDDLDETIKIIRSTIFGLRVHESGRASQSLRVRVSAAVAQAARTLGFTPALSMEGLIDTDVPSAVADDAIAVLAETLSNVSRHARATTAGVSFVVRSGTLTITVVDNGVGVPAGSRRSGLDNLAVRAERHGGTMDMRTGTQGGTRLVWCVPVAADHAGPA
- a CDS encoding STAS domain-containing protein — protein: MEVLTLQGEIDLFTAPEVSAQLDAATARPRTELVVDLRPVTFMDCSGLSVLCRARKRLLRGGVGIRLVVHDSAVLRLLRLTGLAEVFDTVADLPHEVPALIG
- a CDS encoding CBS domain-containing protein, with protein sequence MRYRTVGDLMTVSVARARVDTPFKDIVKLLGEYDISAVPVVDGTDHPVGVVSEADLLRAEAGRPDPVGSLSVRPTSGDRAAATTAGRLMTSPAVVAERHWTVVRTARVMDSRKVKRLPVVDEAGRLVGIVSRADLLRVFLRHDHAIREEISGDVLDRTLGITPTDVAVRVVDGRVTLVGVVQSRSQIPFVIRLCESVDGVVEVTGELRFRTDDVLTSATAHGPASHVEQSP
- the pflB gene encoding formate C-acetyltransferase, with the protein product MTVTPESRTEPWTATWRGQLWRDRVDVRDFIQANYTPYEGGPAFLSGPTDRTLAVWAGVSALYPEERARGILDVDAATPSTITSHAPGYIDRDRELIVGLQTDAPLKRAIMPNGGLRMVENSLRAYGYEPDPFVTKVFGTYRKTHNDGVFDAYTPEMRRARKAGLITGLPDAYGRGRIIGDYRRVALYGTARLVEVKRAERALLDERPSTADVIRDREELAEQIRALGELDQMAAAYGCDVTRPAATGREAIQWLYLGYLAAVKEQNGAAMSLGRTSTFLDVYLQRDLDAGNIDETGAQELIDDFVIKLRIVRFLRTPEYDALFSGDPTWVTEAVGGMGTDGRPLVTRTSFRILQTLYNLGPAPEPNLTVLWSPWLPEGFKRFCAQVSIDTSAIQYESDDLMRPRTGDDTAIACCVSAMAVGKQMQFFGARVNLAKALLYAINGGRDERTGEQISPPAQPLTGEYLDYDELSAAYDRTLDWLAATYVDALNVIHYMHDKYAYERLEMALHDYPVHRFMACGIAGLSVAADSLSAVKYARVKVIRDTTGLAVRYEIAGDWPAYGNNDDRADDLAVGLVESFMAKISRHPTYRGAEHTQSVLTITSNVVYGAHTGNTPDGRPAGAPFAPGANPMNGRDLHGVIASAMSVAKIPYDKARDGISLTSTVTPEGLGHDPAERAGNLVGILDGFTAAGGFHLNVNVLDRVTLEDAMEHPEKYPDLTIRVSGYAVNFVRLTREQQYDVLSRTFHGAR